A genome region from Bacillaceae bacterium IKA-2 includes the following:
- the larC gene encoding pyridinium-3,5-bisthiocarboxylic acid mononucleotide nickel chelatase gives MNFSNHKNEHIDTKTIKIEVNIDDMSAEILGYLMDKLISEGANDVFYTSIHMKKNRPAIMLQVLCAENELDKMKEIIFLETTTFGLRYFPLEVHRLERRFISVNTKWGPVTIKEGLFQGEVVQRSPEYEDCKRISNEVGIPLKDVYTDVWRKL, from the coding sequence ATGAATTTTTCTAATCATAAAAATGAACATATTGATACAAAAACAATAAAAATTGAAGTTAACATTGATGATATGTCAGCTGAGATTTTAGGGTATTTAATGGATAAACTTATTAGCGAAGGTGCAAATGACGTTTTTTACACTTCAATTCACATGAAAAAAAACCGTCCTGCTATTATGTTACAAGTTTTGTGTGCAGAAAATGAGCTTGATAAGATGAAAGAAATTATTTTTTTAGAGACAACAACTTTTGGACTTCGCTACTTTCCTCTTGAAGTACATAGACTAGAAAGACGATTTATTTCAGTAAATACCAAATGGGGACCAGTCACAATTAAAGAAGGATTATTTCAAGGTGAGGTTGTCCAACGTTCCCCCGAATATGAAGATTGTAAAAGGATTTCTAATGAAGTAGGCATTCCTTTAAAAGACGTTTATACAGATGTTTGGAGAAAGCTATAA
- a CDS encoding LarC family nickel insertion protein — MKTLYFDCFSGISGDMTIGALVDLGADPVYLETELRKLNINSEYKLKWEKVVKKGVSSTKFDVIVAENCNDHHHDHSHHPHRHYSDIVKMIEGADFNEKVKTVALQIFEVIGRAEAKIHNIPFEKVHFHEVGGIDSIIDIVGTSILLDGLQISKIISSPVPVGNGYIQIAHGMYPVPAPATLEILKGIPIKESSIIGELTTPTGAGILAVLVDSYGPIPSFKIEAIGYGAGTKNFADHPNVLRVLVGE; from the coding sequence ATGAAAACATTATACTTTGATTGTTTCTCGGGAATTAGTGGCGATATGACGATAGGTGCATTAGTAGACTTAGGCGCAGATCCCGTCTATTTAGAAACTGAATTACGTAAATTGAATATCAACTCGGAATACAAACTTAAGTGGGAAAAAGTTGTTAAAAAAGGAGTTTCTTCAACAAAGTTTGATGTAATTGTTGCAGAAAATTGTAATGATCACCACCACGATCATAGTCATCATCCTCATCGGCATTACAGTGACATTGTAAAAATGATTGAAGGTGCGGACTTTAATGAAAAAGTTAAAACAGTGGCTTTGCAGATTTTTGAGGTAATCGGCAGAGCCGAAGCAAAAATTCATAACATTCCATTTGAAAAAGTTCATTTTCATGAAGTCGGTGGGATTGATTCAATTATCGATATCGTTGGGACAAGTATTTTACTAGATGGCCTCCAAATTTCAAAAATCATTTCATCCCCAGTTCCAGTTGGGAATGGTTATATTCAAATTGCCCATGGGATGTACCCAGTTCCTGCACCAGCGACACTTGAAATATTAAAGGGAATACCGATTAAGGAAAGTAGCATAATCGGAGAATTAACAACCCCAACAGGTGCAGGGATTTTAGCAGTCCTTGTAGATAGCTATGGGCCTATCCCGTCTTTTAAAATAGAAGCGATTGGCTACGGAGCAGGAACGAAAAATTTCGCTGACCATCCTAATGTTTTGCGTGTTTTGGTAGGTGAATGA
- the larB gene encoding nickel pincer cofactor biosynthesis protein LarB — protein sequence MENNRLDEILTQVSDGTLTVDKAKGMLASFEDLGFAKIDHRREHRTGFPEIIYGEGKDAAQMIEIIRSLQQNTNRVLATRVDQEKADQIKEAIPELIYNSKAKTVYWKNETEPVLLYKGYIAVVCAGTSDIEVAEEAAVTAEAFGVNVRRIYDVGVAGIHRLFHHLEEIEQATVTIVVAGMEGALPSVIGGLISNPIVAVPTSVGYGANFQGLSALLTMLNSCASGVSVMNIDNGFGAGYFATMIHKNHRHTKA from the coding sequence GTGGAAAATAACCGTTTAGATGAGATATTAACACAAGTGAGCGATGGGACATTAACGGTCGACAAAGCGAAAGGGATGTTAGCGTCCTTTGAAGATTTGGGCTTTGCTAAAATCGACCATCGCCGAGAGCACCGAACGGGATTTCCTGAAATTATTTACGGTGAAGGAAAAGATGCAGCGCAAATGATTGAGATTATTCGTTCTTTACAACAAAATACAAATCGAGTATTAGCTACAAGAGTTGATCAAGAAAAAGCGGATCAAATTAAAGAAGCCATTCCTGAGCTCATCTATAATTCAAAGGCAAAAACAGTTTATTGGAAAAATGAAACTGAACCCGTTCTGCTTTATAAAGGATATATTGCCGTTGTCTGTGCAGGTACTTCTGACATAGAGGTTGCCGAGGAAGCGGCAGTAACGGCTGAAGCGTTTGGAGTTAACGTCAGACGCATTTATGATGTAGGAGTTGCTGGTATTCATCGATTGTTCCACCACCTAGAGGAAATCGAGCAGGCAACTGTAACAATTGTTGTTGCTGGTATGGAAGGTGCTCTTCCAAGTGTCATCGGCGGGCTAATTAGTAACCCAATTGTAGCAGTTCCAACAAGCGTTGGTTATGGCGCTAACTTCCAAGGATTATCAGCTCTATTAACAATGTTAAATTCTTGTGCATCGGGAGTTAGTGTGATGAATATTGATAATGGTTTTGGTGCGGGTTATTTTGCGACGATGATTCATAAAAATCATCGTCATACAAAAGCATAG
- the larE gene encoding ATP-dependent sacrificial sulfur transferase LarE: MVHEKYERLKDIVQEMGSVVVAYSGGVDSTLLLKVALDVLGPENVLAVTANSETYPLSELEEAKRYANLIGAPHQIIETSELGIPGYTENDRDRCYYCKNGLFEEIIPIMVQKQFRNVVYGLIADDLSEHRPGVRAANEHGVRGPLQEANLYKEEIRELSKQLHLPTWDKPALACLSSRIAYGEEITLEKLTKVEKSEACIKELGIKQVRVRTHGEIARIEVEPKDMEIIIINQKVITEKLLSFGYKYVTIDLIGYQSGSMNKVLVSEIE, from the coding sequence ATGGTACATGAAAAATATGAACGCTTAAAAGATATAGTACAAGAAATGGGCAGTGTCGTTGTTGCCTATTCCGGAGGGGTTGATAGTACGCTCTTATTAAAGGTAGCCTTAGATGTTCTGGGCCCAGAGAACGTCCTAGCGGTTACGGCAAATTCTGAAACGTATCCTCTAAGTGAATTAGAAGAAGCGAAGCGATATGCTAACTTAATTGGAGCCCCGCATCAAATCATTGAGACTTCAGAATTAGGCATTCCTGGATATACTGAAAATGATCGCGATCGTTGTTATTATTGTAAAAATGGCTTATTTGAAGAAATTATCCCTATTATGGTACAAAAACAATTTCGTAATGTCGTCTATGGATTAATTGCAGACGATTTAAGTGAACATCGTCCAGGAGTTAGAGCTGCAAACGAACATGGTGTCCGCGGTCCACTTCAAGAAGCTAATCTTTATAAAGAAGAAATTCGTGAGCTTTCAAAACAATTACACTTACCAACATGGGACAAACCAGCTCTTGCTTGCCTATCCTCACGAATTGCCTATGGAGAGGAAATCACATTAGAAAAATTAACAAAAGTAGAAAAATCAGAAGCGTGCATCAAGGAATTAGGTATTAAACAAGTTCGTGTACGAACACATGGAGAAATTGCTAGAATTGAAGTTGAACCTAAAGATATGGAGATCATAATCATTAATCAGAAAGTCATTACCGAAAAGCTTCTGTCTTTTGGATATAAATATGTCACCATTGATCTTATTGGTTACCAAAGTGGGAGTATGAATAAAGTTCTTGTATCGGAAATTGAATAG
- a CDS encoding lactate racemase domain-containing protein, which translates to MKFPKMAKVRQNFHASSVENIQLTVEEQFQQVKADEKIKTGMEIAITVGSRGIANIPLITKCVADEIKKRGATPFIIPAMGSHGGATAEGQIEVLEGLGVTKESTGCEIRSSMDVVHIGDTSAGIPVYIDKHAYNADGIIVMGRIKPHTDFKKDIESGILKMASIGMGKHKQALALHTFGIEGIRDMMPEVGKVAIEKSNTLFAIGIVENAHEETAIIEAIEPQQVEFRERQLLREAFQLMPSLPFKELDILVVDEIGKNYSGTGMDTNIIGRIRVLGVKEPATPSIKYLIASNLSEASHGNALGIGLADLTTKRLFDKIDFQKMNENVVTSTFLDRAKIPIILDNDQEALIAALRANWGVTVEQARIARIANTLHIGELYVSEVVYNEIKNNDDIEVLKELEDMEFESNGYFARF; encoded by the coding sequence ATGAAATTTCCTAAAATGGCAAAAGTAAGACAGAATTTCCATGCTAGTAGTGTAGAAAATATTCAATTAACAGTGGAAGAGCAATTTCAACAAGTGAAAGCTGATGAAAAGATTAAGACTGGCATGGAAATTGCAATTACGGTTGGGAGTAGGGGGATTGCTAATATTCCGTTAATTACTAAATGTGTTGCAGATGAAATTAAAAAAAGAGGGGCGACACCATTTATTATTCCTGCAATGGGTAGTCATGGTGGTGCTACAGCAGAAGGTCAAATTGAAGTGTTAGAAGGACTTGGCGTAACTAAAGAGTCAACTGGCTGTGAAATTCGTTCTTCAATGGATGTAGTGCACATTGGCGATACCTCAGCAGGTATTCCGGTATATATCGATAAACATGCCTACAATGCAGATGGAATTATTGTAATGGGACGGATTAAACCGCATACTGATTTTAAAAAGGATATTGAAAGCGGCATTTTAAAAATGGCTTCAATTGGGATGGGTAAGCATAAGCAAGCACTTGCATTACATACGTTTGGTATTGAAGGAATTCGCGACATGATGCCAGAGGTTGGTAAAGTTGCAATTGAAAAATCTAATACATTATTTGCTATTGGCATAGTTGAGAACGCTCATGAAGAAACGGCAATTATTGAAGCGATTGAGCCACAGCAAGTAGAGTTTCGTGAAAGACAACTTCTTAGAGAAGCATTTCAGCTAATGCCTAGCTTACCATTCAAGGAGTTAGACATTTTAGTGGTAGATGAAATCGGAAAAAATTATAGTGGTACTGGTATGGACACAAACATTATCGGCAGAATTCGGGTACTAGGAGTTAAAGAACCGGCAACCCCTAGTATTAAATACTTAATCGCATCTAACTTAAGTGAAGCAAGCCATGGGAATGCATTAGGAATTGGCTTAGCAGATTTAACGACAAAACGTTTATTTGATAAAATAGACTTTCAAAAGATGAATGAAAACGTCGTAACAAGTACATTTTTAGATCGGGCAAAAATTCCAATTATTCTTGATAACGATCAAGAAGCATTAATAGCGGCGTTGCGTGCGAATTGGGGAGTCACAGTAGAACAAGCACGAATAGCTCGTATTGCTAACACATTACATATTGGTGAGCTCTATGTATCTGAAGTCGTGTACAATGAAATCAAAAACAATGATGACATTGAAGTGCTTAAAGAGTTAGAGGACATGGAGTTTGAAAGTAACGGTTATTTTGCACGCTTTTAA
- the pdxA gene encoding 4-hydroxythreonine-4-phosphate dehydrogenase PdxA, whose protein sequence is MSIKKPILAITMGDPSGVGPEIIVKSLQDKAVYSSCKPFVIGDLKIVEKALAVTNSNLKINTISVVEEGLFEYGTIDVLDLNLVSHSLPWGIVSAEAGNAAFRYLEKAIGLANENKIQGICTAPLNKEALHKAGHIYPGHTEILAELTNTKDFAMMLSAPGLRVIHVTTHIGIIDAINKIDVTRQYKVIKLANDTLKKAGIVNPRIAVCGINPHAGENGLFGNGEEAEKIIPAVNKAVAEGMNVVGPLPADTLFFRAKRGDFDIIVAQYHDQGHGPVKVLGLEAGVNITVGLPIIRTSVDHGTAFDIAGKDIADELSLKEAIRMAVELAPKNG, encoded by the coding sequence ATGTCGATAAAAAAACCAATTTTAGCAATTACAATGGGAGATCCATCGGGAGTAGGTCCTGAAATTATTGTCAAGTCTTTACAAGATAAAGCTGTTTATAGTAGTTGCAAACCATTTGTTATTGGAGACTTGAAGATAGTCGAGAAAGCATTAGCTGTAACGAATTCAAACTTAAAAATAAATACGATTTCAGTAGTTGAAGAAGGATTATTTGAGTATGGCACGATTGATGTGTTAGATTTAAATTTAGTTTCTCATAGTTTACCTTGGGGGATCGTGTCTGCTGAAGCTGGAAATGCTGCTTTTCGTTATTTAGAAAAGGCAATTGGGCTGGCAAATGAAAACAAAATACAAGGGATATGTACGGCACCACTAAATAAGGAAGCACTTCATAAAGCAGGGCATATTTATCCAGGTCACACGGAAATTTTAGCTGAATTAACAAATACCAAAGACTTTGCAATGATGTTATCGGCACCTGGATTACGTGTTATTCATGTCACAACACATATCGGAATTATTGATGCCATAAACAAAATTGATGTGACAAGACAATACAAGGTTATAAAGCTAGCCAATGATACATTAAAAAAAGCAGGAATTGTAAATCCTCGTATTGCTGTTTGTGGTATTAATCCTCATGCAGGTGAAAATGGACTTTTCGGAAATGGTGAGGAAGCAGAAAAAATCATTCCAGCTGTTAATAAAGCTGTCGCAGAAGGCATGAACGTTGTTGGTCCATTACCAGCGGATACATTATTTTTTAGAGCAAAACGAGGGGATTTTGATATTATTGTCGCTCAATATCATGATCAAGGCCATGGGCCTGTAAAAGTATTAGGACTTGAAGCAGGCGTAAATATAACTGTAGGTTTACCTATTATCCGTACGAGTGTTGACCATGGTACAGCATTTGATATTGCGGGTAAGGATATCGCCGATGAGTTATCATTAAAAGAAGCCATTCGGATGGCGGTTGAGTTAGCTCCTAAAAACGGGTAA
- a CDS encoding TRAP transporter large permease, whose product MTPILLITMLIFFILTVPIAFSIGLASMIALWWSGEIPLIVLVQRMFTSLDSFPLMAIPFFIIAGSLMESGGISKRLVHFANTLAGAMTGGLAGVTVITSMFFAALSGSSPATVAAIGSIMIPAMVAKQYDVNFASAVQAVSGALGVIIPPSIPMILYGVVVGVSIGDLFIAGIIPGMLIGFSLILTAVIISKRRGYKGVDSFTWRERWFAFKNAIFALLMPTIILGGIYGGIFTPTEAAVVAVFYALIVGLFIYKEIKIKDLVPILVKSGKTTAIIMLIIGNAGLLGWLLTRERIPQTVAQSFINFSDNPIVFLLIINMFLLIVGMFFETSASVIILAPILAPIAIQLGIDPIHFGIVMVVNLAIGMVTPPLGVNLFVAMQISNVRLEKISKAALPFLFVLIFNVLLISFVPEISTFLVDYFKK is encoded by the coding sequence ATGACACCAATACTATTAATAACAATGCTCATATTTTTCATATTAACAGTTCCGATCGCCTTTTCTATTGGTCTAGCTTCAATGATTGCATTATGGTGGAGTGGTGAAATACCTTTAATTGTACTTGTACAAAGGATGTTCACATCATTAGATTCATTTCCGTTAATGGCCATTCCGTTTTTCATTATTGCTGGATCATTAATGGAATCTGGCGGAATTTCAAAAAGACTCGTGCATTTTGCGAACACGCTTGCTGGTGCAATGACAGGCGGGTTAGCAGGGGTTACTGTTATCACATCAATGTTTTTTGCGGCTCTTTCAGGTTCGAGTCCAGCAACAGTCGCTGCAATAGGTTCAATTATGATCCCAGCAATGGTTGCCAAACAATATGACGTCAACTTTGCTTCAGCCGTTCAAGCTGTATCAGGAGCACTAGGGGTTATTATTCCACCGAGTATACCAATGATTTTATACGGTGTAGTTGTTGGTGTTTCGATCGGGGACTTATTCATAGCAGGTATAATTCCTGGAATGTTAATTGGTTTTTCGTTAATTTTGACTGCTGTAATAATTTCTAAGAGAAGGGGTTATAAAGGAGTTGATAGTTTTACCTGGAGAGAAAGATGGTTTGCATTTAAAAATGCTATATTTGCCTTATTAATGCCAACGATTATTCTCGGTGGTATTTATGGTGGAATATTCACACCAACTGAGGCGGCGGTAGTTGCAGTTTTTTATGCCTTAATAGTTGGATTATTTATTTATAAGGAAATTAAAATAAAAGATTTAGTACCAATTCTTGTTAAGTCGGGTAAAACTACTGCGATAATTATGCTTATTATTGGTAATGCTGGATTGTTAGGATGGCTACTGACTCGTGAGAGAATTCCACAAACAGTAGCACAATCGTTTATTAATTTTTCAGATAATCCAATAGTTTTCTTGTTAATTATTAATATGTTTTTACTAATTGTCGGAATGTTCTTTGAAACATCAGCTTCTGTTATTATTCTCGCACCAATTTTAGCTCCTATTGCCATTCAATTAGGAATCGATCCTATACACTTTGGCATTGTTATGGTTGTCAATTTAGCGATCGGCATGGTTACTCCACCATTAGGTGTAAATTTGTTTGTTGCGATGCAGATTTCAAATGTAAGGCTAGAAAAAATCTCAAAGGCTGCTTTACCATTTCTATTTGTGTTAATTTTTAATGTATTGTTAATTAGCTTTGTTCCTGAAATCTCAACTTTCTTAGTTGATTACTTTAAGAAATAA
- a CDS encoding TRAP transporter small permease, translated as MVTIIRVVDKINKVLGYFLALFLTIMSLVIFYQVFSRFVLKDSLRWSEELARYLMIWSVFIGGAIAIRKMELISVDAIKELLSEKSKSILIIFVYTISIVLLSVLVVYGFEMVTNVIRQTSPAMNISMGWAYAAIPVGSIFMIINCFAVIINNILKLKGRNEL; from the coding sequence ATGGTAACTATCATAAGAGTAGTAGATAAGATAAATAAAGTACTTGGTTATTTTTTAGCGCTCTTTTTAACAATCATGTCACTTGTTATTTTTTATCAAGTGTTTTCGAGGTTTGTTTTAAAAGATTCCTTAAGATGGTCCGAAGAGCTTGCCAGATATTTAATGATTTGGAGTGTTTTTATCGGAGGGGCAATAGCTATACGGAAAATGGAATTAATTTCAGTTGATGCAATTAAAGAATTACTTTCCGAGAAAAGCAAATCGATTTTAATTATTTTTGTCTATACTATAAGCATTGTGCTTTTATCAGTACTGGTTGTTTATGGATTCGAAATGGTCACAAACGTAATAAGGCAGACGTCACCAGCCATGAATATTTCAATGGGGTGGGCATATGCGGCAATTCCTGTCGGTTCTATTTTTATGATTATTAACTGTTTTGCAGTTATTATAAATAATATTTTGAAGTTAAAAGGGCGGAATGAGCTATGA
- a CDS encoding TRAP transporter substrate-binding protein, producing the protein MKNFKKKFLGVFSIVTLSLLVACGGGTEDNASDEQAPEDTPTQVVEAKVLQVGITLAEDSHYYKGLEYFGEILEEKSNGELTLEIFPNGSLGGERDMVESLQIGTLDMVLSSTGPLGSFAPEMNVVDLPFLFETSEHAYEVLDGEIGRGLLDLLSDEKIKGLSWWENGYRHITNSSGPIETPEDLAGLKIRTMENNVHMDSFDAMGASPTPMSFTELFTALQQKVVDGQENPIPLIYTSRFYEVQDYLTLTGHFYSPAALLISQQVFDGLTEAQQQVLLEAAHEGAQNERQLVAEMEAEMIKQLKEEGMEIVEIVDKTLFQEATAEIYEKYGDQFGTDLIESIQNAAK; encoded by the coding sequence ATGAAAAATTTTAAAAAGAAATTTCTAGGAGTATTCTCGATAGTAACTTTAAGTTTATTAGTAGCATGTGGTGGTGGGACTGAAGATAATGCAAGTGATGAACAAGCCCCAGAAGACACACCAACACAAGTTGTTGAAGCAAAAGTATTACAAGTTGGGATTACATTAGCTGAAGATTCTCATTACTACAAAGGATTAGAATATTTTGGTGAAATATTAGAAGAAAAGTCTAATGGTGAGTTAACACTAGAAATTTTCCCTAACGGTTCATTAGGTGGAGAGCGTGACATGGTTGAAAGTTTACAAATTGGAACATTGGATATGGTTTTAAGTTCAACTGGTCCATTAGGAAGTTTTGCACCAGAAATGAATGTAGTTGATTTACCTTTCTTATTTGAAACTAGTGAACACGCCTATGAAGTATTAGACGGTGAAATCGGTCGCGGTTTATTAGATCTACTTAGTGATGAGAAGATTAAAGGTCTTTCTTGGTGGGAAAATGGTTACCGCCACATTACAAACTCAAGCGGACCAATCGAAACCCCAGAAGATTTAGCTGGTTTGAAAATTCGTACAATGGAAAATAACGTTCACATGGATTCGTTCGATGCGATGGGTGCATCACCAACACCGATGTCATTTACAGAATTATTTACAGCTCTTCAACAAAAAGTAGTCGATGGTCAAGAAAATCCAATTCCACTAATTTATACTTCGCGTTTTTATGAAGTACAAGATTACTTAACATTAACGGGTCATTTTTATTCACCAGCAGCGCTATTAATTAGTCAACAAGTTTTTGATGGGTTAACAGAAGCGCAACAACAAGTTCTCTTAGAAGCTGCTCACGAAGGAGCACAAAATGAGCGTCAATTAGTAGCTGAAATGGAAGCGGAAATGATAAAACAGTTAAAAGAAGAAGGTATGGAAATTGTTGAAATTGTTGACAAGACATTATTCCAAGAGGCGACAGCAGAAATTTATGAAAAATACGGCGATCAATTTGGTACAGATTTAATTGAAAGTATTCAAAATGCAGCAAAATAG
- a CDS encoding four-carbon acid sugar kinase family protein, translated as MGGEIIIKLAIIADDLTGATDTGVQFSKKGFSTTVLFSNTELKPSYLSGEVIVLNSDSRALDFESAYKNVASLSKELKEIGVTSVFKKIDSTMRGNIGHEIEAVMDVMGYKTSFVIAAFPKNGRVTINGHHYVHEIPLEKTDIAKDPSCPVTDGNLPRLLKKQCNREVDLIELDHVRSGKDYLANYMQNLVSDHSSKIVVIDATTDEELETIIEAIQNLKEKVLIAGSAGIAFHLYNSLEREMVISQESNKKQLPVLVVAGSVNSVTEQQVQVLKNNTAIEEIMISPEKFFKEGDREIEINRAVEVGNRLLKQGNVVLSTNRSAEAIEKVKVIQRLRGMPSIKISQTISHALGEIAGQLIETNFLSGVVLTGGDIAAATCNRLSGKGIRVIGEVEDGIPFGRLLGGRFDHLPLVTKAGAFGTNEALIKAVKKIIELNNNK; from the coding sequence GTGGGGGGTGAAATTATTATTAAGCTAGCAATTATTGCAGATGATTTAACGGGAGCAACTGATACTGGAGTTCAATTTTCAAAAAAAGGATTTTCTACAACTGTATTATTTTCTAATACGGAATTAAAGCCCTCATACTTATCAGGAGAAGTGATTGTATTAAATTCTGATAGTCGTGCGCTAGATTTTGAAAGTGCATACAAAAATGTTGCATCACTTTCAAAGGAGTTAAAGGAAATAGGAGTTACAAGTGTGTTTAAAAAAATAGATTCAACGATGCGAGGCAATATTGGCCATGAGATCGAAGCTGTAATGGATGTCATGGGATATAAAACTTCATTTGTTATTGCGGCATTTCCGAAGAATGGCAGAGTTACGATAAATGGCCATCATTATGTACACGAAATACCACTTGAAAAAACAGACATAGCTAAAGATCCTTCATGTCCTGTCACTGATGGGAATTTACCTAGATTGCTAAAAAAACAATGCAACAGAGAAGTTGACTTAATAGAACTAGATCATGTTAGATCTGGCAAGGATTACTTAGCTAACTACATGCAAAATCTTGTCTCAGATCATTCTTCTAAAATAGTGGTTATTGATGCAACGACAGATGAGGAATTAGAAACAATCATCGAAGCGATACAAAATTTAAAAGAAAAGGTTCTTATTGCAGGCTCGGCAGGAATTGCTTTTCACCTTTACAATAGTTTGGAAAGGGAAATGGTGATAAGCCAAGAAAGTAACAAAAAACAATTACCAGTGTTAGTTGTCGCGGGAAGTGTGAACTCTGTGACAGAACAGCAAGTGCAGGTTTTAAAAAATAACACTGCTATAGAAGAGATTATGATTTCACCTGAAAAGTTCTTTAAAGAAGGTGATAGGGAAATAGAAATTAATCGCGCAGTTGAAGTTGGAAACCGTTTACTAAAGCAAGGCAATGTTGTGCTTTCAACGAACCGCAGTGCAGAGGCAATAGAAAAGGTGAAGGTAATCCAAAGATTAAGGGGAATGCCGAGTATAAAAATTAGTCAAACAATTTCACATGCACTTGGAGAAATTGCTGGTCAATTAATTGAAACCAATTTTCTCTCAGGAGTTGTATTGACGGGTGGAGACATTGCAGCAGCAACTTGTAACAGGTTGAGTGGAAAGGGTATTCGTGTAATCGGAGAAGTCGAAGATGGCATTCCATTTGGGCGGTTACTTGGTGGCCGATTTGATCACTTACCACTCGTGACAAAAGCTGGAGCGTTTGGTACAAATGAAGCACTTATAAAAGCTGTTAAGAAAATAATAGAACTAAATAACAATAAGTAA